The following proteins are encoded in a genomic region of Bubalus kerabau isolate K-KA32 ecotype Philippines breed swamp buffalo chromosome 13, PCC_UOA_SB_1v2, whole genome shotgun sequence:
- the LOC129625629 gene encoding 40S ribosomal protein S25-like produces MPPKDDKKKKDAGKSAEKDKDPVNKSGGKAKKKKWSKGKVRDKLNNLVLFDQATYDKLCKEVPNYKLITPAVVSERLKIRGSLARAALQELLSKGLIKLVSKHRAQVIYTRNTKGGDAPAAGEDA; encoded by the coding sequence ATGCCGCCCAAGGACgacaagaagaagaaagatgCCGGAAAGTCAGCCGAGAAAGACAAAGATCCAGTGAACAAATCTGGGGGCAAGGCCAAAAAGAAGAAGTGGTCCAAAGGCAAAGTTCGGGACAAACTCAATAACCTAGTCTTGTTTGACCAAGCAACATATGACAAACTCTGTAAAGAAGTTCCCAACTATAAGCTTATAACTCCAGCTGTCGTCTCTGAGAGACTGAAGATTCGTGGTTCCCTGGCCAGAGCAGCCCTTCAGGAACTCCTTAGTAAAGGACTTATTAAACTGGTTTCAAAGCACAGAGCTCAAGTTATTTACACCAGAAACACCAAGGGTGGCGATGCCCCAGCTGCTGGTGAAGATGCATGA